The following proteins are co-located in the Pontiella desulfatans genome:
- a CDS encoding sulfatase family protein, with protein sequence MNRRSCLKSAVAFAAVPALAQATAKPRHIVLVMSDDQGWGQTGYNNHPLLKTPNLDAMAASGLRFDRFYAGGPVCSPTRATVLTGRTHDRTGVYSHGHPLRHQEKTLPQALKAAGYATGHFGKWHLNGLRGPGAPVLGSDSHHPGTFGFDEWLTVTNFFDMNPIMSRKGTFEEFKGDSSEVIVAEALKFIEQQNADGKPSFAVIWYGSPHSPFIATDGDSKAFESLDAKGKQHHGELVAMDRSVGTLRSGLRKMGLSDETLVWFSSDNGGLGGVGCDSVGGLRGKKGTVYEGGLRVPGIIEWPVGIKPRITKYPAGAVDMFPTLVELLGLPRQSMGGPIDGESLVPLFGQEPGLRKKPLPFQFGDNTLLIDNDHKIIFNRKKNRFELYDLKTDPKETTDILGGQPEIAARLKKQVVALAESIAKSDAGADYPEGKVVGPDPGRRFWVEDPAYEPYLDALLKRPEYQGQSGKAKKKK encoded by the coding sequence ATGAACAGACGCTCTTGTTTGAAATCCGCCGTTGCGTTCGCGGCGGTTCCGGCGCTCGCGCAGGCAACGGCCAAGCCTCGGCATATTGTCTTGGTGATGTCCGACGACCAGGGCTGGGGCCAGACCGGCTACAACAACCATCCGTTGCTCAAAACCCCCAACCTCGATGCCATGGCGGCCAGCGGCCTGCGGTTCGACCGCTTCTACGCCGGCGGCCCCGTCTGCTCGCCGACCCGCGCAACGGTGCTGACCGGCCGCACGCACGACCGCACCGGTGTCTATTCCCACGGCCATCCGCTGCGCCATCAGGAAAAGACCCTGCCCCAGGCGCTGAAGGCCGCCGGCTATGCCACCGGCCATTTCGGCAAATGGCACCTCAACGGCCTGCGCGGCCCCGGCGCCCCCGTGCTGGGTTCCGACTCGCACCATCCCGGAACCTTCGGCTTCGACGAGTGGCTCACCGTGACCAACTTTTTCGACATGAACCCGATCATGAGCCGCAAGGGTACGTTCGAGGAATTCAAGGGTGACTCCTCGGAAGTGATCGTTGCCGAGGCGCTAAAGTTTATCGAGCAGCAGAACGCCGACGGAAAACCATCGTTCGCGGTCATTTGGTATGGCTCGCCCCACAGCCCCTTCATCGCCACCGATGGGGATTCCAAGGCGTTCGAAAGCTTGGACGCCAAGGGAAAGCAGCACCACGGCGAGCTGGTGGCCATGGACCGCAGCGTCGGGACGCTCCGCTCCGGATTGCGCAAAATGGGCCTTTCCGACGAAACGCTCGTTTGGTTCTCCAGCGACAACGGCGGCCTCGGCGGCGTGGGGTGCGACTCGGTCGGGGGCCTGCGCGGGAAGAAGGGTACGGTCTACGAAGGCGGGCTGCGCGTCCCCGGCATCATCGAATGGCCGGTGGGCATCAAACCGCGCATCACGAAATATCCGGCGGGCGCGGTGGATATGTTCCCAACACTGGTGGAATTGCTTGGCCTTCCAAGGCAAAGCATGGGCGGCCCGATCGACGGAGAAAGCCTGGTTCCGCTCTTTGGACAGGAACCGGGGCTTCGCAAAAAGCCGCTGCCGTTCCAGTTTGGCGACAATACGCTGCTGATCGACAACGACCACAAGATCATCTTCAACCGAAAAAAGAACCGGTTCGAACTCTACGACCTGAAAACCGATCCGAAGGAAACCACCGATATCCTGGGTGGGCAGCCGGAGATCGCCGCAAGGCTGAAAAAGCAGGTGGTTGCGCTGGCCGAGTCGATCGCCAAGAGCGATGCCGGCGCGGACTATCCCGAAGGCAAGGTGGTCGGCCCCGATCCCGGCCGCCGCTTCTGGGTGGAGGATCCGGCCTACGAACCCTATCTCGACGCCCTCCTTAAGCGCCCCGAATACCAGGGCCAGAGCGGGAAGGCGAAAAAGAAAAAATAA
- a CDS encoding DUF3592 domain-containing protein, with the protein MSFVLPLGFILFGYSAFKYGISRLIKSLKSRSWPTTIGSVSYSELHKLRSQKTGIQYQYKPRIRYEFIANDQVLSSNKIFFGEYTSSNKSRIESLLSKYPLGSDVTVIYNPDNPEEAILEPIISIGTIFSLIAGIVFTGSSYLAFIILQAFALKEM; encoded by the coding sequence ATGTCATTTGTTCTTCCACTAGGATTCATCCTCTTCGGCTATAGTGCTTTTAAATATGGAATATCTCGCTTAATCAAATCATTGAAGAGCAGATCATGGCCTACGACCATTGGTTCTGTTAGCTATTCAGAATTGCATAAATTACGATCTCAGAAGACTGGAATTCAATATCAATACAAACCGAGAATTAGATATGAATTCATTGCAAATGACCAAGTTTTATCATCCAACAAAATCTTCTTCGGTGAATATACATCATCCAACAAATCTAGAATTGAATCGCTATTGTCGAAATACCCATTAGGAAGTGATGTTACTGTTATCTATAATCCCGACAATCCAGAAGAGGCTATATTGGAACCTATAATTTCAATCGGCACTATTTTCAGCTTAATTGCAGGTATAGTGTTCACGGGGTCGTCTTATTTAGCTTTCATTATACTTCAAGCCTTCGCACTTAAAGAAATGTAA
- a CDS encoding PA4780 family RIO1-like protein kinase — MKIPKRLNDLIDDGLVDEVLRQLMSGKEATIFVVRCGTEIRCAKVYKDAAKRSFKKAVEYREGRHVRNTRRGRAMAKGSKFGKKEQEEIWQNTEVDALYLLAHAGVRVPKPYGCFDGVLLMELITDAEGGVAPRLNDVAMGAEQARKDHAVVMQHIVRMLCAGIVHGDLSEFNVLVDGSGPVIIDLPQAVNAAGNNNARSMLARDVKNMTAYYGRFAPDVLKSKYAKEIWAHYEAGTLTPETQLTGRFKESTKRADVKGVLNEVEFAAAEHEERLRRQRERELLEKEQHHEFPQKKKNRRHRHRR; from the coding sequence ATGAAGATTCCGAAACGACTCAACGATTTGATCGACGATGGCCTCGTGGATGAAGTCCTCCGCCAACTGATGAGCGGCAAGGAAGCCACCATATTTGTCGTCCGCTGCGGAACCGAAATCCGGTGCGCCAAGGTATATAAGGATGCGGCGAAGCGTAGCTTTAAGAAGGCCGTGGAATATCGCGAAGGACGCCATGTGCGCAACACCCGCCGTGGCCGCGCAATGGCCAAAGGCTCCAAGTTCGGGAAAAAGGAGCAGGAGGAAATCTGGCAAAACACCGAAGTCGATGCGCTCTACCTCCTGGCCCATGCCGGCGTCCGTGTTCCAAAACCCTACGGCTGCTTCGATGGCGTGTTGCTGATGGAGCTAATCACCGATGCCGAGGGAGGCGTTGCGCCACGGCTGAACGATGTCGCCATGGGAGCAGAACAAGCGCGGAAGGATCATGCGGTGGTCATGCAGCATATTGTTCGCATGCTTTGCGCCGGAATTGTGCATGGCGACCTGTCGGAATTCAATGTCCTGGTCGATGGGTCCGGCCCCGTCATCATCGATCTTCCGCAAGCGGTGAATGCCGCCGGCAACAACAATGCCCGTTCCATGCTGGCGCGCGACGTCAAAAACATGACCGCCTACTACGGCCGTTTTGCCCCCGACGTGCTCAAGAGCAAATATGCCAAGGAAATCTGGGCGCACTATGAAGCCGGCACCCTCACCCCCGAGACCCAGTTGACCGGACGCTTCAAGGAAAGCACCAAGCGCGCCGATGTGAAGGGCGTGCTGAACGAGGTCGAATTCGCCGCCGCGGAGCATGAAGAACGCCTGCGCCGGCAGCGCGAACGCGAACTGCTGGAAAAAGAGCAACACCACGAATTTCCACAAAAGAAGAAAAACCGGCGGCACCGGCATCGGAGATAG
- a CDS encoding MGMT family protein, with the protein MQPFTEEIIEIIRSIPRGKVATYGGIAALAGNARAARQVVRVLHTFGSKEKLPWWRVISSKGTISLRPGHGYEEQRDLLEAEGVELGEAGRIDLERFLWEPDWLND; encoded by the coding sequence ATGCAACCGTTCACCGAAGAGATCATCGAAATCATCCGCTCCATCCCGCGCGGGAAGGTGGCGACCTATGGCGGGATCGCGGCGCTGGCCGGGAACGCGCGTGCGGCGCGGCAGGTGGTGCGGGTGCTGCATACGTTTGGCTCGAAGGAAAAGCTGCCGTGGTGGCGGGTGATCAGCAGCAAGGGAACCATTTCCCTCAGGCCCGGCCACGGCTACGAGGAGCAGCGCGACCTGCTGGAGGCCGAGGGCGTGGAGTTAGGCGAGGCGGGCAGGATTGACCTCGAACGCTTTCTTTGGGAACCTGACTGGCTCAACGATTAA
- a CDS encoding PrsW family glutamic-type intramembrane protease, translating to MNKRDLYHLTRQVDFLWKSTLVLAVVFVLLGMGIGSLNTGRLDSYQRIVSVPRYVDEFTEELDGDYTRPAHNTAVADAVRDMLASPAPFHEKLENIRFLLYFAAPDDRVSVPVATELPNLSGKEHAVASAFVAAASGEKNEAALVALAGGDAPVAHANYALALLRESRQENSKSIAALKREIEFHNSDPARRRLVNTYLDAKQFNELEKLISDPEYKPFISSFVLREVALSRMDWPALVKAHFRSAYEGTNLAMAVLALLSGLVWATILFRFNGSLSVLKLAVPALLLGALSTHATLLFIYWQEYQLGFTMGQETVGQIVYCILGIGLREEAMKLLLFVPLIPFLLKRTDLEILTIAGLVGLGFAIEENINYFESTAGVSALGRFATANFLHIALTAMCGLTLTRAVAHRGEEIQHALTTFVSAVAIHGLYDAFIMVPAVEDYSFLSSTVFVLMAYQYFGWLRHLREEWRDPVSITSVFTLGVLLVTGISFCLYAWKAGPYPALQAIGYEAIGVGIILILFYREIPETLE from the coding sequence ATGAATAAGCGGGATCTGTATCATCTTACCAGGCAGGTTGATTTCCTATGGAAGAGCACGTTGGTGTTGGCGGTGGTCTTTGTTTTGCTGGGCATGGGGATCGGCTCCCTGAACACGGGGCGCCTGGACTCCTATCAACGCATCGTGTCGGTGCCGCGTTATGTGGATGAGTTCACTGAAGAGCTCGATGGCGACTATACGCGGCCCGCGCACAACACGGCGGTGGCCGATGCCGTCCGCGACATGCTGGCGAGTCCTGCGCCGTTCCACGAAAAGCTCGAAAACATCCGGTTCCTGCTCTATTTCGCCGCCCCGGATGATCGGGTTTCCGTGCCCGTTGCAACGGAGCTCCCCAACCTTTCCGGGAAGGAGCATGCGGTGGCGTCGGCATTTGTTGCGGCCGCCTCGGGCGAAAAGAACGAAGCGGCGCTCGTTGCCCTCGCGGGGGGCGATGCCCCGGTTGCGCACGCCAACTATGCGCTGGCCCTGCTCCGCGAGAGCCGGCAGGAAAATTCCAAGTCCATCGCCGCGCTGAAGCGGGAAATCGAATTCCACAACTCCGATCCGGCCCGTAGGCGGTTGGTAAACACCTATCTCGACGCAAAACAATTCAACGAACTCGAAAAGCTCATCTCCGATCCGGAATACAAACCTTTCATCTCCAGCTTTGTGTTGCGGGAGGTCGCCCTCTCCAGGATGGATTGGCCTGCGTTGGTCAAGGCGCATTTCAGGTCGGCCTACGAGGGCACCAACCTGGCGATGGCCGTGCTGGCCCTGCTATCCGGGCTGGTTTGGGCCACGATTCTTTTCCGGTTCAATGGAAGCCTTTCCGTGCTGAAGCTCGCGGTGCCGGCCCTGCTGCTCGGTGCATTGTCCACCCATGCCACCCTCCTGTTCATCTATTGGCAGGAATACCAGCTCGGTTTCACGATGGGGCAGGAGACGGTGGGGCAGATCGTCTACTGCATCCTCGGCATCGGATTGCGCGAGGAGGCGATGAAGCTGCTGCTTTTTGTTCCCCTCATTCCCTTTCTGCTGAAGCGCACCGATTTGGAGATCCTGACGATTGCCGGGCTGGTGGGGCTCGGATTTGCCATCGAGGAAAACATCAACTATTTCGAGAGCACGGCGGGCGTGAGCGCGCTGGGCCGTTTTGCCACCGCCAACTTCCTGCACATTGCGCTCACGGCCATGTGCGGCCTAACGCTGACGCGCGCCGTTGCGCACCGGGGCGAGGAGATCCAGCATGCGCTGACCACCTTCGTCTCCGCCGTTGCCATCCACGGGCTCTACGATGCCTTCATCATGGTTCCGGCGGTGGAGGATTATTCCTTCCTTTCCTCCACGGTCTTTGTGCTGATGGCCTATCAATATTTCGGGTGGTTGCGCCATTTGCGGGAGGAGTGGCGGGATCCCGTCAGCATTACCTCGGTTTTCACGCTGGGCGTCCTTCTCGTGACCGGGATTTCGTTCTGCCTCTATGCCTGGAAGGCCGGGCCCTATCCCGCCTTGCAGGCCATCGGCTACGAGGCCATCGGGGTTGGAATCATCCTGATTCTATTCTACCGCGAAATTCCGGAAACCCTCGAATAG